The Macaca thibetana thibetana isolate TM-01 chromosome 11, ASM2454274v1, whole genome shotgun sequence genome window below encodes:
- the LOC126930711 gene encoding pancreatic progenitor cell differentiation and proliferation factor isoform X1, whose product MAAIPSSGSLVATHDYYRRRLGSTSSNSSCGSTECPGEAIPHPPGLPKPDPGHWWASFFFGKSTLPFMATVLESAEHPEPPQASSSMTTGGLARDAPRKQPGGQSSTASTGPPS is encoded by the coding sequence ATGGCGGCCATCCCCTCCAGCGGCTCGCTCGTGGCCACCCACGACTACTACCGGCGCCGCCTGGGTTCCACTTCCAGCAACAGCTCCTGCGGCAGTACCGAGTGCCCCGGGGAAGCCATTCCCCACCCCCCAGGTCTCCCCAAGCCTGACCCGGGTCACTGGTGGGCCAGCTTCTTTTTCGGGAAGTCCACCCTCCCGTTCATGGCCACGGTGTTGGAGTCCGCAGAGCACCCGGAACCCCCCCAGGCCTCCAGCAGCATGACCACCGGTGGCCTGGCTCGGGACGCCCCGAGGAAGCAGCCCGGCGGTCAGTCCAGCACAGCCAGCACTGGACCCCCGTCCTGA
- the LOC126930711 gene encoding pancreatic progenitor cell differentiation and proliferation factor isoform X2, giving the protein MAAIPSSGSLVATHDYYRRRLGSTSSNSSCGSTECPGEAIPHPPASFSGSPPSRSWPRCWSPQSTRNPPRPPAA; this is encoded by the exons ATGGCGGCCATCCCCTCCAGCGGCTCGCTCGTGGCCACCCACGACTACTACCGGCGCCGCCTGGGTTCCACTTCCAGCAACAGCTCCTGCGGCAGTACCGAGTGCCCCGGGGAAGCCATTCCCCACCCCCCAG CTTCTTTTTCGGGAAGTCCACCCTCCCGTTCATGGCCACGGTGTTGGAGTCCGCAGAGCACCCGGAACCCCCCCAGGCCTCCAGCAGCATGA